From the genome of Mesorhizobium shangrilense:
CCGAGCACGAACAGCCCGCCGATGAGCGAGGTGATGCGCACGCGGTATTCGACCAGCGCGAAAGCGGCGAGCGTCGACACCACGATCGTCAACACGATCGTGGTCACGGTGACGACCAGACTGTTGCGGTAGTTGACAATGAAATTGCCGCGCGTGAAGACCCGCTTGTAGCCTTCGAGGCTGAAGGTTTTGGCCGTCGGAAGGTCGAACGGCCCACCAAAAATCGCCGGCGTCGTCTTCAGCGAATTGATGATGACGATCAGCACCGGCCCGATGGCAAGCAGGACGAACAGGATCAGCAGCGCATGCACGATGATGCGCTCGAAGGTCCAGGGTTCGCTGCCCTGGCGGCGCGCACGTGGCATGGCGAGGTCTGGGGCGCTCATGTCAGCTCTCCTAGACCGAGTAGGATTTCAGGCGGCGCTGCACCAGCCAGAAGTAGACGGCTGTCACCACCAGCACGGTGGTGAAGATCACCGTCGCCACCGCCGCGCCGAGATCGAGATCGGCAAGCTGCCCGCTCGAGCCGAAGAAGGTGCGGTAGAAATAGGTGCCGAGGATGTCCGTGCTGTAATTCGGCCCGGGCGCCGAACCGTTCAGCGCGAACACCAGGTCGAAGCCGTTGAATGTCCAGATATAGGTGAGGATGGCGATCAGCCCGAATTGCGGCGCGATCAGCGGAAACTTGATCTTCCAGAAGGTCGTCCAGCCGCCGGCGCCGTCGATATTTGCGGCCTCGACAAGCTCGTTGGGCACCGCCAGCAGGGCGCTGTAGAGAAAGACCATCGGTATCCCGAAATACTGCCACACCGACATCAGCGAGATGGTGGTGAGCGCGGTCGATTCGGTGCCCAGCAGCGGAAAGCCGACCAGCCCCCACAGCGGATTGATGATCAGGCGCCAGACGAAGCCGACGATCACCACCGACAGCGTCGCCGGAATGAACAGGAGCGTGCGGTAGATGCCTTCCGAGCGCGCAAGCTTGCCCGAGGTCAGCAGCGCCGCCAGCAGCAGCCCCATCGGGACTTCGACAATGAGATGGATGGCGAAATACTGCATGTTGTTGAGCAACGCATTCCAGAAGCGGGCGCTGATGGTCGGGTGGGTGAAAAGACGTTCGTAATTGGCGAGGCCGACGAAGGTGTCACCCGAGGCGCCATTGGTCTGGAAGAAGCTCATGACGATCGAGGTCGCCAGCGGCAGCACGGCAAAGACCAGGTAGACGGCCAGGGCCGGCAGCACGAACAGCAGCAGGTTTCTGTAGGCGGCAGCGGGAGATATCAACGGATGACCTCATGTTCACGCCGGCGGGGATGCGCGGCGTGCCCGAGAGATTACGCGCGGCCGGTTGCCGCGCGTAACCTGCCCTGGATTACTTCTTTTGCGGTCCGTACCAGGATGCAAGCCCGGTCTGCAGCTCGGTGGCGACCTGCTGCGGCGTGACGTCCAGCTTGGTGTACATCACCTGCAGCAGGCGCCAGGTCTCGTCGTCGAGCGGCGGCGTGCCGGCGCTCAGGCGATCAAGCGCCAGGCGTGGCGTGAGCTGTGCGCCCTTCTTCAGATCGGCGAAATCCTGCGCCAGCTTGTTCTTGTAGGCGACCGGCTTGTTGCCCATGGCAAAGAAGCCAGGCGCGGCATTGACGTAGAGTTCCTGGAATTCAGGCCCGGCAACCCAGTCGAGGAAGGTTTTGGCCGCTTCCTTGTGCGTGCTCTTGGCATTGATGCCGATGCCCATGTCCGGCATTTCCTGCAGGTAACGCTGGTCGCCGGCCTTCGGCACCGGCGGCCCGAACACGCCGACATTGAGGCCGGTCGAGGTCGCCTGGTTGATGTCCCACGAGCCGTCGGGAAGGATCGCCGCCTTGCCCAGTGTGAACAGCTGCGTCATGTCGGCATAGTTCAGGCTCTCCTGCCCGGCAGGCAGGAACGGCTTCCAGGCCGCGAAGGCGGCGATGGCATCGACGAACTCGGGATCGGTCAGCTTCTTCTTGCCGTCGATCAGGCCAAGCCGGCCCTCCTCGCCTTTCCAGTAGGCCGGGCCGATGCTGTAGAGACCGTTATAGGCGAGCTGCCAGGATTCGGCCGCTCCGTAGGCCAGCGGCGTGTAGCGGCCGTCCTTCTTGATTGCCTTCAAGACATCGATGAACTCGGCGCTGGTGGTCGGCACCTTCAGCCCCAGTTCCTTAAAGATATCGGCATTGTAGTAGAAGCCGGCCAGCACGGCGGCGACCGGCAGGCAGTAAGTCTTGTCGTCGGCGCCGCTCCACGCAGCCCTGGAGGTCTTGTCGAAATTCGCCAGGCCCGGCAACCCTTCAAGAGATTCGAAATAGCCGCGTTTGATCCATTCGCGGTTCACGTCGAACGGCCGGCAGGTGATCAGGTCGCCACCGGCGCCGCCCTCGACCTGCGACTGGATGGCGGCGTTGTATTCATTGGTGTTGATCGGCGCGAACTCGACCTTGATGTCGGGATGCTTGGCTTCGAAGGCCGGCAGGATCGTGTCCTGCCAGACCGCGATGTCCTCGGTGCGCCAGCTGTTCAAGGTGATGGTGACAGGGTCGGCATAGGCAATGCCGACGCCACTGGAAAACATCACGCTGACAGTCATTGCCAGCGGGATCGATGCACGTATCGAACGCATTTTGGGCTCCTCCCTCAACACGGTGCTTCGTGTGGATTCACGATTTTGCACTGTTGCCCCGGACCATACATACTGATACATCTTGTGACAAGTGGTATTGTGTTGTCTTTTCCACAGCGATAGGCGCCTTTCGGTTCGAACACCGCCGGATCGCCAAGATACCGGATCAAATTTTGGGGAGGATTTTATGATTGGAGTTGGAATTCTGGGCTCGGGCTTCATCGCCGAGACCTACGCGGACTCGCTGCTCGACGTGCGCAACGCCGAGCTCGTGGCCTGCTATTCGCGCGGCTTCGAGCGCGCCACCGCCTTCGCCAGGAAATGGGGGCCCAAGGTCAGCGCTCACAAGGACATGGATGCGCTCTGCGCCGATCCGGCGGTCAATCTTGTGGTCATCGCCCTGCCTAACGAGATCCATCTCGAAGCGGTCAGGATCGCCGCCAGCCACGGCAAGGCCGTGATCTGCACCAAGCCGCTGGCGCGCACGGAAAGGGAAGCGCGGGAGATCCTCGAGATCGTTCGGCGCGCCGGCGTCTGGCACGGCTATGCCGAGAGCGCGGTTTTTTCGCCCAACATCGAAAAGGCCTATCAGATGGTGAAGGCGGGCGGCATCGGCGACCTCCTGACGATGCGGGCCCGCGAGGCCCATTCGGGGCCGCACGCGCCGCACTTCTGGAACGCCGAGCTTGCCGGCGGCGGCGCGCTGCTCGACATGGGCTGCCACACCGTGGAAAGCGCCCGTCACTTCTTTGGCAAGGACAATCCGGTGACCGAGGTGATGGCCTGGGGTGCCACAATGGTGCATGGCGACAAGACCACGGGAGAGGACACGGCGATCGCGCTGTTGAAATTCGCCGGCGGCCAGCTCGCCACCATCGAATCGTCCTGGATCGAAAAGGGCGGCATGCAGCTTCGCCACGAACTGGTCGGCTCCGCCGGCCGCATCGTCACCGACACTTCGGTCGGTCCGGTCTGGGGGTTCGTCGAGAAACCGGTGGGTTATCTGGTGGAGAAGGCGGACGCCGAGACCGGTTGGGTGTATCCCGTTCCAGAGGAAACCCGGGCATACGGCTTTTCGCAGCAGATGCGCCACTTCTGCGACCACTTCGCGGCGGGGACGGTGCCGTCGGAGACGTTCGAGGATGGCGTCATCGTCAACCGGATAATTGACGCCTGCTACCGTTCGATGCGAACGGGCGTGTGGGAAAAGATAGGGGCGGATGGGTGACTGAGATGGAAGGCTCCCCGCTACAGTCGGACGGACCGGAGCCGCTGTGGCGGCTGGCCGCCGATGCGATCCTGCAGGAGATCGCCACCGGCAAGCTGGCGTCGGGCGCGCGTCTGCCGCCCGAGCGCGACCTGTTCACGCGCATGTCGATCAGCAGGGTCACCTTGCGCCGGGCCCTGCAAAGCCTGGTCGAGGAAGGCGTGCTGACGCCTTCCCATGGGCGCGGCTGGTATGTCTCGGCCAAGGTGCCGAAGGAATTTCCCAACACGCTGGAATCCTTCAGCGAGACCGCGCGGCGCCTGGGTCTTACGCCCTCCTCCGACGTGCTGCGCGCCGAGGAAGCGCCGGCCTCGCTGGACGAGGCCGAGGAGCTTTCCATCGCGCCCGGCGCGACCCTGTTTCATCTGGAGAGAATCCGGCGCCTCGACCAGGTTCCGGTCGCCGTCGACACCTCGTTCTTCGCCGCCGCCTTGGTTCCCGACCTCGGCAGCGTCGACTTCAAGACGGCGTCGCTGTTCGGCCTGCTGATCAATGCCGGCGTCGACCTCGCCCGCGCCGAGACAACCATCGAGGCCCACGGCGCCGATCCCGTGCTGGCAGGCCATCTCGACATCGACGTTGGCAAATCCACGCTGGTCATGCGCCAGCTCATCGTCGATGCCGCTGGCCGCCCGCTGCTGTCCTCGACCATCCGCTACGCCGGCGACCGCTATCGCCTGCGCACCTCGTTCTCCCGGACCGGAAGGACCACCGGCCGCAATCCGGGGTGATCGAAGCGGATCGCGTTAGAGCCGTTGCGGCGGTCAGCTGGCGCTCGCCGCGGCGGCCTTGGGGCGTACGCCGCGTCCGAACTCGACGTCCCAGCTGCGCTCCGCTGGTGCGCCCTCACCCTTCAGCCCAAGTTTGGGGAACAGCAGTTCGGCAACGTTGAACGCCTCTTCCAGATGCGGGTAGCCGGACGCGATGATCGTCTCGATGCCGATCTCCTGATACTCGCGAATGCGCGCGGCGACATTGTCGGGATTGCCGACCAGCGCCGTTCCCGCGCCGCCACGCACCAGCCCCGGTCCCGCCCACAAATTGGGACCGATGACCAGCTTATCGCGTCGGCCCTGGTGAAGCGCCGACATGCGCTTCTGCCCGACGGATTCGGAGATGTGGACAAAACCGTTCTGGGCTTCGGCGATCAGGTCGTCGGTGACGTGGCTGATCAGCCGATCGGCGGCGGCCCAGGCCGCCTCCTCGGTTTCGCGCACGATCAGGTGGATGCGAAGGCCGAAGCGGATCGTCCGGCCCTGCGCGGCAGCAGCCTTCCTGACGCGATCGATCTTTTCGGCAAGCTGGTCCACCGGTTCGCCCCAGCTCAGATAGGCGTCGACATGCTTGGCGGCGATTGCGATGCCGGCGTCCGAAGAACCTCCGAACCAGAGCGGCGGATGCGGATGCTGAACCGGCGGGAAGGAAATGTCGGTACCGTGGGCCGACAGGTACTTGCCCTCGAAATCCGCCGGCTCGCCCGAAAGGATGCGCCGCCAGATCGTCAGGAACTCGTCGGTCTGCGCGTAACGCTCGTCATGGCTGAGCTTGTTGCCGTCGCCCGCTAGGTCGGCCGGATCCGCACCCGTGACGACATTGAGCAGGACGCGGCCATTGGAAATGCGGTCCAGCGTGGCCGCATGACGCGCAAACAGCGCCGGCGTTCCGCTGCCCGGCCGAAGCGCCACAAGGAATTTCAGCCGTTCGGTGAGCGGGATCAACCCAGCCGCCACGATCCAGGCGTCCTCGCACCGTGTTCCGGTGGGCAGGAGCACGCCCTTGAAGCCAAGCCGGTCGGCGGCCTGGGCGATCTCCTTGAGATAGCCGAAGGTTGCCGGGCGGTGCCGCTCGTCGGTGCCGAGATAGGGTCCATCGCCATGCGTCGGCAGGTACCAGTAGAGATCGAGCGGTTTGCTGGACATCAAATTGTTCCTTCAGCGATGCGGAATGCGGGGGCAAGCGTCAGAGCTTGCCCTTCCAGGGGATGAGCCGGTGCTCCAGCCAGCGCATGCCGCTGGTGAAGGCGAAGGCCAGGATGGCGATAACGATGAGGCCGACGAAGACGACATCGGTGGCGAGGAAATTGGCCGCCGACATGATCATGTAGCCAAGGCCCGACTGGGCGGCGATCAGTTCGGCCGCGACCAGCGTCGACAAGCCGGCGCCAATGGCAATCTTCAGGCCGGTCATGATTTCCGGCAGTGCGGACGGCAGGATGATGCTGGTGAACAGTTGCAGGCGGCTGGCGCCAAGCGACAGCGCGGCATTGATCCGTTCAATCGGTACGGAGCGGACCCCGGCCTGCGCGGCAAAGCAGATCGGGGCAAAGGTCGACAGCGACAGGAGCACGATCTTGGAGGTCTCGCCGATGCCCAGCCAGATGATCAGCAGCGGCAAATAGGCCAAAGGCGGCAGGCCCCAGTAGAGATCGATCGGCACGCTGAAGATGCCCTTGACCCAGCGGTTGAGCCCCATCAGCAAGCCCAGCGGAATGCCAAGGAAAATGCCGACGCCGAGTGCCGCGGCGATGCGGCCAAGGCTGGCCAGAGTGTGGTCGAGCAGCGTGCCGTTGGCATAGCCGTCGGCCCAGACGGCGCTGAACTGGGTCAGCACCTCGGACGGCGACGGCAGGAACAGCGGCGACGCCCATTCGAAATGCGCGGCGAGGAACCACAAGGCGATCAGCGCAGCCAGCGTGGCCAGGCTGATGCCGAGCGTGCTTGTCGATGCGGCCCGGCGGGGTCGAGAGGACGGCGCGCGCTTGGCCGTCGAGGACGAAAATGAAGTTGGGGAATTGGCGGCAAGCGTCATTGCAAGGTTCCTGTGCGTGCGCCTTCCGGCTGGTGGATGAGCGAGCGGATTTCCTGCCTGAGTTCGATGAAACGCGGATGCGACTGGATCGGCCCGATGTCGCCACTCTCCGCGAACTCACGCACGAAATCGGCTTCGAACCGGGCAACGATACGGCCTGGCCGGGGCGACATCACAACGATGGTCGTGCCGAGCGTGAGGGCTTCCTCGATCGAATGGGTGATGAACAGGATCTGCTTGCCGGTCTTGGCCCAGACCGAGGCCAGAAGCTGCTGCATGGTCTCGCGCGTCAGGCTGTCGAGCGCGCCAAACGGCTCGTCCATCAGGAGGATCTTCGGATCGGTGGCCAGCGCCCGCGCGATGCCGACGCGCTGGCGCATGCCGCCGGACAGTTCGTAGGGCGGCTTTTCGGCGAAATCGGCGAGCCCCACCAGTTCCAGCAGGCGCCTTGATTGCTCG
Proteins encoded in this window:
- a CDS encoding GntR family transcriptional regulator, with the protein product MEGSPLQSDGPEPLWRLAADAILQEIATGKLASGARLPPERDLFTRMSISRVTLRRALQSLVEEGVLTPSHGRGWYVSAKVPKEFPNTLESFSETARRLGLTPSSDVLRAEEAPASLDEAEELSIAPGATLFHLERIRRLDQVPVAVDTSFFAAALVPDLGSVDFKTASLFGLLINAGVDLARAETTIEAHGADPVLAGHLDIDVGKSTLVMRQLIVDAAGRPLLSSTIRYAGDRYRLRTSFSRTGRTTGRNPG
- a CDS encoding taurine ABC transporter ATP-binding protein, translating into MLRIRDASVTFPASDGQEVHALDHVSLDIAPDSIVVAVGASGCGKSTLLNAIAGFLPLSEGSITLDGKEIVAPGGDRGVVFQKDTLLPWASVLDNVALGLKYRGVSRGERHEQSRRLLELVGLADFAEKPPYELSGGMRQRVGIARALATDPKILLMDEPFGALDSLTRETMQQLLASVWAKTGKQILFITHSIEEALTLGTTIVVMSPRPGRIVARFEADFVREFAESGDIGPIQSHPRFIELRQEIRSLIHQPEGARTGTLQ
- a CDS encoding ABC transporter permease subunit produces the protein MTLAANSPTSFSSSTAKRAPSSRPRRAASTSTLGISLATLAALIALWFLAAHFEWASPLFLPSPSEVLTQFSAVWADGYANGTLLDHTLASLGRIAAALGVGIFLGIPLGLLMGLNRWVKGIFSVPIDLYWGLPPLAYLPLLIIWLGIGETSKIVLLSLSTFAPICFAAQAGVRSVPIERINAALSLGASRLQLFTSIILPSALPEIMTGLKIAIGAGLSTLVAAELIAAQSGLGYMIMSAANFLATDVVFVGLIVIAILAFAFTSGMRWLEHRLIPWKGKL
- the ssuD gene encoding FMNH2-dependent alkanesulfonate monooxygenase, whose protein sequence is MSSKPLDLYWYLPTHGDGPYLGTDERHRPATFGYLKEIAQAADRLGFKGVLLPTGTRCEDAWIVAAGLIPLTERLKFLVALRPGSGTPALFARHAATLDRISNGRVLLNVVTGADPADLAGDGNKLSHDERYAQTDEFLTIWRRILSGEPADFEGKYLSAHGTDISFPPVQHPHPPLWFGGSSDAGIAIAAKHVDAYLSWGEPVDQLAEKIDRVRKAAAAQGRTIRFGLRIHLIVRETEEAAWAAADRLISHVTDDLIAEAQNGFVHISESVGQKRMSALHQGRRDKLVIGPNLWAGPGLVRGGAGTALVGNPDNVAARIREYQEIGIETIIASGYPHLEEAFNVAELLFPKLGLKGEGAPAERSWDVEFGRGVRPKAAAASAS
- a CDS encoding ABC transporter substrate-binding protein, whose product is MRSIRASIPLAMTVSVMFSSGVGIAYADPVTITLNSWRTEDIAVWQDTILPAFEAKHPDIKVEFAPINTNEYNAAIQSQVEGGAGGDLITCRPFDVNREWIKRGYFESLEGLPGLANFDKTSRAAWSGADDKTYCLPVAAVLAGFYYNADIFKELGLKVPTTSAEFIDVLKAIKKDGRYTPLAYGAAESWQLAYNGLYSIGPAYWKGEEGRLGLIDGKKKLTDPEFVDAIAAFAAWKPFLPAGQESLNYADMTQLFTLGKAAILPDGSWDINQATSTGLNVGVFGPPVPKAGDQRYLQEMPDMGIGINAKSTHKEAAKTFLDWVAGPEFQELYVNAAPGFFAMGNKPVAYKNKLAQDFADLKKGAQLTPRLALDRLSAGTPPLDDETWRLLQVMYTKLDVTPQQVATELQTGLASWYGPQKK
- a CDS encoding carbohydrate ABC transporter permease → MISPAAAYRNLLLFVLPALAVYLVFAVLPLATSIVMSFFQTNGASGDTFVGLANYERLFTHPTISARFWNALLNNMQYFAIHLIVEVPMGLLLAALLTSGKLARSEGIYRTLLFIPATLSVVIVGFVWRLIINPLWGLVGFPLLGTESTALTTISLMSVWQYFGIPMVFLYSALLAVPNELVEAANIDGAGGWTTFWKIKFPLIAPQFGLIAILTYIWTFNGFDLVFALNGSAPGPNYSTDILGTYFYRTFFGSSGQLADLDLGAAVATVIFTTVLVVTAVYFWLVQRRLKSYSV
- a CDS encoding Gfo/Idh/MocA family protein, whose product is MIGVGILGSGFIAETYADSLLDVRNAELVACYSRGFERATAFARKWGPKVSAHKDMDALCADPAVNLVVIALPNEIHLEAVRIAASHGKAVICTKPLARTEREAREILEIVRRAGVWHGYAESAVFSPNIEKAYQMVKAGGIGDLLTMRAREAHSGPHAPHFWNAELAGGGALLDMGCHTVESARHFFGKDNPVTEVMAWGATMVHGDKTTGEDTAIALLKFAGGQLATIESSWIEKGGMQLRHELVGSAGRIVTDTSVGPVWGFVEKPVGYLVEKADAETGWVYPVPEETRAYGFSQQMRHFCDHFAAGTVPSETFEDGVIVNRIIDACYRSMRTGVWEKIGADG